In Weissella tructae, the DNA window CCAACAGCAATCGTTGTTCCAATTAATAGAACCAGATAATCACGCCATTTATGACGCAATGACTTTAAGGCAATTTTTGTTAACATGTCTGTCACCTGCCTTATTCGAAGTTTCCGAGTTCACGTAGAATCTCGCCGTAGAAATCTTCACGTGCTGTGTTACCACGTACGAGTTCACCTGAGATTTCTCCATCATTTAGGAACAAAATACGTGATGCAAAACTAGCAGAGAATGGATCGTGCGTCACCATCAAGATAGAAATATCCGCATTATCATTAATCTTTGTTAGGTAGTTCATCATTTCACGCGCATTTTCTGAATCCAAAGCACCAGTTGGTTCGTCTCCGAAAATCAAACCAGGATTGTGTACTAGCGCACGGGCTGCCCCAACACGTTGTTGTTGCCCACCAGATAATTCTGATGGGTACTTGTTCAAGTATTCCGCAATGTTCAACATTGTCGCAACTTCATTGACACGTGTCTTAATTACCGCTGGACGTTGCTTTTGCAGCATCAATGGCAAGGCAATGTTTTCATAAACCGTCAAACTATCAACCAAATTGTAGCTTTGGAAAATGAATCCCATGTCTTCTCCACGGAACTTAGCGATTTCATTGTCATTCATGTGTAGAATATCTTGATTGTTGATGCGAACATCCCCAGATGTTGGTTTCATCAAAGTTGATAGAATATTCAACAATGTAGACTTACCAGATCCAGAAGGACCCATAATAGCCAAGAATTCACCCTTTTCCGCTTCTACTGATAGATTATGCAGAACTGTTTGTTCAACGCCCGCTGCACTCTTATAGACTTGCTTAATATTATTCGCAACCAATGCTGGTTCAGTCATGATACTACACCTCTTTTTGTTTTTATATTTTTCGTCATATCTTATTACACAGGTAATGTTATCATACGGCGTATAATACTGCAACAGAAAAAGTCGATTCACTTTTGTCCCTCGTTGAAATAATTCAGGATAGATGCCTGCACCGCCTGAGATTCCGGCAATTGTGACCACATAATAAAATCATGCATCATCGCCGGATGAATCATCAGTTCCGGACTTGTCCCCACTGTATCTAACACATCCATTAACGCGAGTACATCAGGCACAAACAATTCATTGCCCCCCATATCCAGACGAATATTCCCTAGCTGGCTGTAATCATTTTCTGCATTAAAACTATAGTAACGATTCATATCAGCATCAAAAACATCGCTAAAGACACTGGCCAATCCGTCGCGGTCTAACACCACATCTGATTCTGCGACTTGTTTTAAGTCGGTCGTCGCTAAGGTTAAGTCCGGCCCTAATGAGAATAATTCTGTTGCGTGCGGTTGTGGTAACCCCTTATCGCGAATATCAAGTAACAATCTCAAAGCTAAGTTAGCTCCAGCTGAATCACCAAATAATAAGGACCTATCTGTTTGCTCGGCCATTTTTTCATACGCTCGTAACAGCCATTTCCGCAGATAGTCACTTGAATAGTTTTGTATCAATGGATAGTCTGCAAACCAGACCGTATAACCCGCCTGAACAAATGCCATACCCACCGTAACAAAATTTTTACCCGCTGGAATCACAAAACCACCACCATGCAACATCAGAATCGAAGCATTTCTTTGGACTGACAAACTGGATACTTCGGCCACTAAATGATGGTCAATCCAATGCGCCTTATAGGAAACATTGGCCGGGAAATTCTCGCGAGTTAAGTCCTTATCTGTCATTTTCCCCTGTGCAGTCTGAAAAGCAGTGACTAATTGTTGTCGAAAATTTTGCGTCTTTAAACGCTGCGTTAAACGCTCTGCTTCATTTGAAATCATTTCACCCTCCTTTCTCTCAATCCATGAAACATCAGATACAGAAAAAACACATTGAATGATTTCCAATGTGTTTTTGGTTGTTTAGATGTG includes these proteins:
- a CDS encoding ABC transporter ATP-binding protein, coding for MTEPALVANNIKQVYKSAAGVEQTVLHNLSVEAEKGEFLAIMGPSGSGKSTLLNILSTLMKPTSGDVRINNQDILHMNDNEIAKFRGEDMGFIFQSYNLVDSLTVYENIALPLMLQKQRPAVIKTRVNEVATMLNIAEYLNKYPSELSGGQQQRVGAARALVHNPGLIFGDEPTGALDSENAREMMNYLTKINDNADISILMVTHDPFSASFASRILFLNDGEISGELVRGNTAREDFYGEILRELGNFE
- a CDS encoding alpha/beta hydrolase, which encodes MISNEAERLTQRLKTQNFRQQLVTAFQTAQGKMTDKDLTRENFPANVSYKAHWIDHHLVAEVSSLSVQRNASILMLHGGGFVIPAGKNFVTVGMAFVQAGYTVWFADYPLIQNYSSDYLRKWLLRAYEKMAEQTDRSLLFGDSAGANLALRLLLDIRDKGLPQPHATELFSLGPDLTLATTDLKQVAESDVVLDRDGLASVFSDVFDADMNRYYSFNAENDYSQLGNIRLDMGGNELFVPDVLALMDVLDTVGTSPELMIHPAMMHDFIMWSQLPESQAVQASILNYFNEGQK